CGGGCGTATCGGTGGATCGATGATAGTTCGGATTGCGTAGGAAGCTGGTATCGGTGAGCATCAAGGCAGGATAGCCTTGATCCCAAAACGAGCTATTGTCGCTCAGCCGGATCTCACGAATCTTTTCTGGAAGACAGATGGAAAACAAAGGCATGCGACGCGTGCCACGTTTAAAACCCCGACGGAATTTCCAGCACAGTTTCCATGAGGGGATATTCCCGACTGCTGCTAGAAAGTTGCCACGCTGCGGAAAGAACCGATGCATCCATTTCGGTATTCCCGGCGGCACTGCTTGTGAACCTTTCGCAAGGCTATAGTAACCGACCATTTCTAGGCATAGCATCCCGACAATCTTGTCGTCGCGTGATCGCGACTGGCGTGCATGATGTTGGCTGCCCATCGCGTCAAAGTTGAAGTAGGGCGGTTCCTCGCAAGCAAACGCTACATAACGTGCGGTACGTTTACCGGTGTGCTCACGCAGCAGTCGGCTGACTTCAATCAGAACCGCCACCGCGGATGCATTGTCATCGGCACCAGGAGTGCTGAAGACGGTATCGTAGTGGGCGCCAAGCAACACGATCTCATCGGCTCGTTTGGTTCCCGGACACTCGACAATCAAATTGGTCGCTTCGTCACCATTCGCGTCATAGCATTCACGTTTGTGATCGTAACCCATCTCCGCCCACTGGCCTTCGATGTAGCCGATCGTCGCTTGAATCGTTTTGGGCTGACTCAAAGTACGTGGACCGATAAGGCCCGCGAGGCGATCGACATGCTGTCGCAGATTTTGTTCGATCGAATCTTGGCTGATAGACATCGCTGTTGGGGAACTTCGCTTAGGTAGATGGGGCTGCTACTGCCACATCAACAGTTTAGCATTTTAAAGTTCAGCAACGATTTGTGATTTACAACCGTGGGATTGTCGGACGCGATGTCTGGGGCCGTGACATCGGTCTCGCAACGCGGATCGGCGGAGGCAAAGTCGACAGCACTGGTCGGACACCGACGGGATGTTCAAGCTCCCAAGTTGCGAGGTCACCCCAAGGTGTGTCGGCATGATCACGTGTGACACGTTCGAGTAGCTTCACCGCCGTTTGCACGCGCGTCGCACTGACGATTCCGCCTTTCATTTCTTGCGAAGGCACCATTTTCAGTTGGTTGAACCCTTGGCTAAGCATCATCGCGCGTGATTCGCGGCTGGCCAGGATTTCACACTGCAAAATGAATTCGTGAATGCGAACGCTGTGAGCTAACAAGCGGCCCAGGTTCAGGTCATACCATGCTTTCCATCGTGGTGACTGTTCTTGGTAGTACTCGCTCGGAGTGACCTGTTCCAATGAAACCTCGTGCAAAACGAATTCCGTTTCCGAGTCACTGGATTCGGATGCAAGGGAATCGCTGTGATCGAATCGTAACATCATGATTTGGATCGCTTGCTCGATCACCTGCTGCGCGTGACGCAATCGTTTCACACTTACCTCAAGATCATCGGGCAAGCGGTTTGAGAATCTTACCGGTCCCATGTACCAGCTAACATTGCGGTAGGGAAACTGATCCGATATCGAAGACGGGTAGCTCATTCGTGGCGGCCAATATTCAGCGGTCCCGGTCAACGCCGCCGCTTCGATGACTGCCCGGCGAAGCGGGTAGCGGTTGATGTCGTATGCGATCTCCGCAGTGCTGCGGTAATCGGGCATGTAATCGAACAATTCATCGCGTGTAGCGGTCGCGATATCGCCCGGGCGATTGATGGCCGTAAAGGTTCCACCGGTCGCAAGAGCCAGACGTGTCAGTGCATACGGGCCGCTTGGGGCAAGCAACCGTTGGCGATGAGGACCGCCGAAGTCGTCGTTGCCTAGGTTGGCCGGGATGATCGGACCGTTTCCCCAGTCGATGTCAGTCGATTCGTACCAATAGGGCAGCTGAGCGCGTTCGGGAAACGCACTGTCAGGCCCACGGTCCACAGGCAATAGGATCGGTTGGTTGTATGGGAACGGAAGCGTGAATTGTTGTAGGCCTTTTTTGATTCCAAATACCGAAAGCGGGCCGACAACATGGACTCGTGCTTTTCGCTGCTGGCACAATAGAATCACATCTTCTAGCGCATTTAGATCGTCACCCGATTCGTCACTCCAAACGACAACCTCGATTCTGGTATCAGGGTTTCTTGTTGGGACACTGGCAATGGCAGCTGACACCGCGGACATCACATTTTCGACGCCGCTTTGATCGATCGGAACGTTAATCAACGTGTTGGCAATGTCCAAGGGCTTTGGCATCCCTTTGTTAACGCCTAGGGGCACCACACCCTGACCGAATGCGAACACCGCTGTGGTTGGCCAAGGGAAAGGACCGGGTTTTCGTGCAACCTTAATCTCGTCGTAAAAGTTCCCGATGATCGGCGCCAGCTGTTGCCGCTCGTTTACCAAACTGATCGAAGCATCCATCACCCATAGGATCCAGACGGGACCTTCGTGTTCGTTGGTCTCGCGCAATTGATCAAGTATCCCTTGTGCCGCACCGGCGGTGGTACGGGTCTGACGCACGCCATCTTTAGCATCTTTCAGTAGCGGCCCGGTGTATGACGATTGCTTTTGCAGTGCCGAGCTCATCTGTTCAAAAAGTGACTTTTCGCTGTTCTTTGACTTGGTCCCCGTCGTCATCTTCAGCCGATCAGGCATGCTAACCATGGCTTGAAGATCACTAGGCTCGATCAAGACATCCGGGGCAAGCAACGAATTGAGGTCATCGGCTTGTACATCGAACTGAGACTGCAGATCCACAGTAATAAACTCCGACTCCGCCCGTGGCGTCTGTGACTGTGAATTGGCGGATAAATCGAGTGATACGAGATCGGCTAATGAATCGGAGTCACCATGACTTGCGTACAGTCGGATGACATTGGCGAAGGGGTTCTGATCCGAGACAACCATCAACGCAAGGATCACAAGAAACGCACCGTGGACTACCATCGAAGTCAGCAAACCGGTGACTCGGTTGGAAGAACCGCTCTCCGATTTGGGGTCATCCGGATGTATAGGATCGATGTTGTAATTCATAGCTGGCTGCCACAAAGAAGGTTTATTGCCTCCCCTATTGTGCTGGTCCGGGCCCCCATTTTTCTACCTGAAGATACGTTCACAGCCGGCTCATTTAGCTGCTGGAAACCTAACGATCTGATACCGGCAGGATCAGCAACCTAATTAACCGTAGTGGACGAGGCGACGAGTCCCGGCTAAACCGACGCTAGCGCGTTTCGGCTCAGTGCTAACAACGATGAGCCGCTTTGGCGCTAGCCGCGGTTGAGTGGCGTGTTAACCGAGAGTTGGCGTCAGCGGCTGATGAGAGCCAGTAGAAGATCGAGGCACGATCAGCCGCGACGCGCGAGCGTGCGGTTAGGTGTTTGGAGCACGGAACCGTCAACCGTCGCTATCGCGTTTCGGCTCAGCGTCAACAATGATGAGCCGCTTTGGCGCTAGCCGCGGTCATGTGGCGTGTTAACCGCGTGCTGGCGGCAGCGGGTGATGAGAGCCAGCAGAAGATCGAGGCACGATCAGCCGCGACGCGCGAGCGTGCGGTTAGGTGTTTGGAGCACGGATCTGTCAACCGACGCTAGCGTGTTTCGGCTCAGTGGCAACAACGATGAGCCGCTTTGGCGCTAGCCGCGGTTATGTGGCGTGTTAACCGCGTGCTGGCGGCAGCGGGTGATGAGAGCCAGCAGAAGATCGAGGCACGATCAGCCGCGACGCGCGAGCGTGCGGTTAGGTGTTTGGAGCCCGGAACCGTCAACCGTCGCTAGCGCGTTTCGGCTCAGTGGCAACAACGATGAGCCGCTTTGGCGCTAGCCGCGGTTGAGTCCTTTTCAGCAATGACCGTAGTGGACGAGGCGACGAGTCCCAACCATGAACCACTGTGGACGAGGCGACGAGTTCCAACCAATCACCACAATGGACAAGGCGACCAGTCCCTGCATCGCGGTTCATCGCCCAGCGACGAGCCTCAACGCTATTCTGCGTTCCTCAACCCGGTTATCGATCCAGGAAATCTTCAATCATCGTCGCGATAGCGGTCGGGACTTGGCTATCGAGGCGATCGGATAAGACGTCTCCAAGAAAGTCTCCGTGTTTTCCTGGGACAACCAAAAGCCTACCCGCTGGCAACAAACGAGACATTCGCAGCGCGTGCTCTGGCAGGACCACATCCTGGTCACCAACGACGACAAGAGTTGGTGCCTTGATACCGGTGATGTATTCGTCTGGCCAATCTTTGAAACTTGCCATCCGTGTGGAATCTTGCTCAAAGAGCTGCTGCAGGTGTTGCGGATCAGGATTAATCTTGCGGTCCGCCGCTTTTAAGGCTTCTGGCATCATCGAGATATCCGGGTTCGTAAACATATTCCAGAAACCGGCAATCATTCCATCTCGCCGGTACATCGCGGAAATGACAACCAGCCTATTTACTTTTGTTGGGTGCAGTCTTCCGAACTGCAGTGCGATGTTTCCACCATTGCTAAAACCCAGCACGTCAGCGGTTTCCACATTCAGAACATCGAGCAACGCAGCTAAGTCACTTGCCGAGTTTTCAAAAGTGAAGGGTCGATCAATAGACTTTGTGTGTCCGTGGCCTTGTTCTTCGAACGCGATGACTTTACGAGACTTGGCCAATAGCGGAATCATTCGGCTCCAGTTGGATTCAATCGTAGAACCTCCGCCATGAATCAACACCAGCGGAATACCATCGTGTTCTGCCCCGTGGACCTCATAATACAGCTGCAGTCCATTGACAGGAGCATAGCCACGTTGCTTCGTTTCTGTGTTGAAAAATGGTTGTCGAGGATTTGACTTCGCAGGTGTTTGTCCGATCGCTCGGTGAACGTCGATAGCAGAAGTCACGCAAAGGCAGATCACCAAGGCAAGTTTCCATGACAATGACATCGTTCGACCCATCTCTGTGATTTCAGTGAGGCTTCAACTAATCCGGTTGCTTTTAAAGACGCGCATTCGATTGAAGACTAGCCCTGCATTGCTTTCGGATCCATCCACATCATTTCCCAAACATGTCCATCGGGGTCAGCCAGATTGCGGTTGTACATGAAGCCAAGTTCCTGCTTGGGATTGATGTCGGCAGTCCCGCCATGGGCTGCGGCCAATTCATTTAGACGGTCAACAGCTTCAGGGCTTTCACAAGCTAGGCAAAGCATCACTTCACTTGATGTCGAAGGCGGAATGGGACGGCTTGTGAACGTTTTCCATTTGGCGTGCGTCAACAGCATCACGAAGATCGATTCGCTCCAAACCATGCAGGCCGCCGTCTGGTCCGTGAACTGGGGATTGTTGTTGAATCCCAACGCCTCGTAGAACTTCATCGAAGATTCCAAGTTGGACACTGGAAGGTTGACGAACAGTTGTTTAATCATTGGTCTTCGTTCGCATTTCAGAGAAAGCTGCCATTTCAAAGCAGCCGGAATGTGTAACTTCTTCGCACCGAGCCGAATTGTCGACTTCTGTGTCATGCGAAGTCGTTTGATCCATCGTTGCACGGAGCAGTCGAACCGCAGGTATCAGAATCGACAACATTCTGAAAACTATTTGGAAATGGCCAGTCTGGCGGTTTTATACGCGAGTGATTGTCGTGACCGCTCAGGCAATTCACGATGCCAATCCGAAAATGGCTAGATTCTGTGCCGCGATGCCCGATGAGATGAAGCCATGCAAGTGCACGTCCGCTGTCAGTTAATCAAAATGGCGGTTGTCAATACTGTCGCGAGAATGTAACCGCTCCAACGCACAAACCATTTCGCGTGTAACCATCCAGGACCGATAGCCGCGACTAGAAATGAGAGTGCGACAAGCTCTCGTGCACGCACATGGATTGTTCCCTGGGCGTTTTGGATCATTCCGAAGAACATGAATACATAGACGCATGCCAACAAGCCTGCTGCCGTCGAAAGAATGATCACCTCGGTATACCTCAGCGTTCGGTTGACCGCTGTGAAATCAGTCTGCGTTAGGCGATAGGCATGCGTCGTCCCAAGCAAGCAAAAGACACCGGCAAAAATGAGGCAAGCTGATAGGCAACCAATCGTGACGGGTGGCGATGTCAACATCAACTTGATCGAAACCAACTTGCTGACAAGTGTCGCTTGCTGCGGCCCTGGTCTATTAGTCAGCTCGGGATGCTGATCCAGTAATTCAGAGATGACTCGCAGCTTGCCCGGTTCGTCCAAAAAACCTGCAAGAGCTAATTGCTCGATTTGATTCGCATTGGCCAACGCGAACGTCTGCCAGCTCGCGGCGATCCCATAAATTGCAAACTGGACGATTGTCATCAGTAGACCGGCGACCAACCCGACTGCCACCGCCTGTCGGATGTCTTGCGGGCGGACAAGCCTGCGGATCATCACACCCAAAAATAGGCAAAACGGAATTCCCAACAGCGTGAAGAATGTGACCAATGACTCCGGTGGTTGTAGCCACCAAGGGACGACAATGTCGGACGAAGGAAGCTGCTTAGATAACTCATCTAGATTAAAGCGAGCGTTTGCCTTGCCGAAAAGGCGATTGGCAATGCCGCTGTAAAGCGGGATCCCCAATGCAAGTCCGCCGATAACTCCCAGCAACATTGCACCGAGGACGGATCGCAATTGCTGCCCAATCAAGTCACCGCAAATCGATACCAATGTCTTGGGTTTGACCGAAACCGCTTTGCCAAGCAACCAATTTTGCAGGTCGTTTTTAAGTTCACTTGCAGATGCGTAACGTTCCGCCGGATTGTGGGCGAGACATTTCATGCAAATCAACTCAAGGGTCCGATCGATTCTCGGATTCAAGCGACTGGGTTCTACGATGTCTCCCCTCGCCGCTTCTAAAAGCGTCGCAACCGCAGACTCAGCTTTGTGTGGAGGTTGCCCCGTTATGCCGTCGTAAAGAATCGCGCCTAAAGAATAGATATCAACCGCAGTCGTAATCTGTTTGGACGCATTGGCTTGCTCGGGTGGCATGTAGGCTGGTGTACCAACAATCGCACCCGAGCCAGTTAGGTCGCTATCACAATCGGTGTGCTTTGCCAAGCCAAGATCGGTGACCACAGGATAGCCATCCGGGTCGAGCAAGATGTTGGCTGGTTTTAAATCACGATGCAGAATCCCGCGACGATGCGCATAGTCGATGGCATCAGCGACATTAGCCAGCAGCACAACCAACGCTCGAATGTCAGCACGAAAACGCTGCATGTTTTCTGCTAGCGAACCACCATCGATCAGTTTCATCGTGAAAAAGTGATGGCCGTCGTGCTGGCCGATCTCATAGATGGCAACGATTCCGGGGTGATCCATTGCGGCTGCAGATTCGGCTTCCAGGTGAAATCGACGCACGTCGTTTTCTGATGCGAATCCACCACTCAAAATCAACTTCAATGCAACATCGCGACCTAGCGTCCGATGTCGCGCCTGATAAACAACTCCCATCCCTCCGCGAGCAATCTCACGGATGATGTCATAGTCGCCGACCAACTTCGAATCGCTTTCCGACGAACCACCGGATTCGAGCCGCGATGTTTCGGTGTCGACCGTGGCCGCAAGGTCTTCTGTTGGTGGCAACTGAAAATTGGTCAGCGGACATTCGTGGTCGTCATCTGATAAAAGGCATTCACGACAACGTCCATCCAACAGCACTTCGCTGGTCTCCAATCCACACGAGGCACATGTGAAAGATTGATGAGGAGCCATTGAATCCTATCGGTTGATTTGCGAATGAAACAGTGAGACCTGGTTCTAGAAGACAACTTGCTGTCGAGATTTTAATCGATCGAATAACTGTATGACCGATGCTGTGGTCTACTTTCCGACTTTGATGGGGAAATCAGCCGAGGCGAATTCGATACCGAGCTCAATGCGGCTGACGACAACGCTGTTGCGCGAGCACTTCAGCGTCTATCCTACGCAACGCTCATTTCATTCTTCGATCGCAATCAATCCCTACGGAAATGGCAAAAAAGAAATCAAAAGGGGCGACCGCTGCAGCCGCCCTTGTATCGCCTGACGGCAAGCCAGTTATCGCATTTCGTACTCCGGCGCTTTTCGAACGATGGCTCAACAAACATCATGCCGATCATCGTGGTGTTTGGATTCAGTTCTTTAAAAAAGGCAGCGGACTTAAAAGTGTCACATATGCAGAGGCACTTGACGTCGCATTGTGTTTCGGTTGGATCGATGGGCCGGTACGCAAAGGCGACGACGTCTCATGGATTCATAAGTTTACACCGAGGCAAAAACGAAGCGTCTGGTCTCAGGTAAACAAGCAGCATGTCGAACGGCTTATCTGTGACGGCCGCATGAAGCCAGCAGGCCATGCAGCAGTGGAAGCAGCCAAGGCCGATGGCCGTTGGGATAACGCCTATGCCTCGAGTTCGACGTTCGAAGAATCCGAAGCGTTTCTCGCCGCGTTGAAGAAGTCAAAAAGGGCAAGCAAGTTCTACGCGACGCTTTCAAAGTCCAAGAAGTTTGCGTTCTATTGTCGACTCCATAATGCAAAGAAGCCCGAGACCAAAGCAAGGAAAATCACCGAGTTCATCGCAATGCTAGAACGCGGTGAAACCCTGGGATAACATCTATGATGGTAGTGGACGAGGCGACGAGTCCCAACGATGAACCGTAGTGGACGAGGCGACGAGTCCTTCCCCAAAAGGATTTTCATGAAACGAGAGCACTTGAAACGCCTCTCTAGAGAACACTACCAGGCAGAGGCGATTATTCACTGGACTGTCACAATTCTTAACCGTAATAAAGGATGGCTCAATTCGGCATTCTACTATCGGTTTCGAGAGCTCATCACACACACGATGTTTCGGTATGGATTAGCCTGCCCGATTTACTGCATGATGCCGGATCATATTCACATGGTTTGGATCGGACTATACCTTCAATGCGATCAGCTAAATGCGATGAAGCACTTTCATACGCGATGTGACGAATCGCTTCAGCGCGTTGGCTTTGCACTTCAAGATCAAGCCTACGATCATGTCCTGAAAGAAGATGATCGCAAGGAAGCCAATTTCAGGCAGCTATGCGAATACATTGCAAGAAACCCCGAGCGAAGCGGACTTGTGAAAACCGATCAGTTTTCGAAATACCCATTCACCGGATGTCTTGTCCCCGGCTACCCCGAACTAAAAACCTTCGACACAGATTTCTGGGATCGATATGACCGAATCATTTCGCGGCTAAGAAGGCTCGGAATGCAGCAATGGAAGTGACGCCGATAAATTGAGCGGGGTAGTCGATTCTTGAACGATTCGCTCAGCGGTAAGACTCAGAAAGAAGGACTCCTCGCGTCGTCCACTACGAAGAAGTCCCATCTCCTCTACATCCGACTAGACGCTTGCGTTCAAACTCGGCATGACGACAATAGGGACGCGGAAGTTCAAACAACACAGCGGAGTCAGCGTGCGAGAGATTGATCAAAAAGCGGCGATCATGATCGTTATCGAGCATTTCGGAGACATCGAGCCGGGCACGAAATGCTCGGCAGTCTTTTTCGATGCCGAAAGGATTCGTCGCGAGCAAGAATTTCACGCCAAGCTCTATAGCGAAAACGGAGTGAACGATCCCGAGATCCGTCGAGCCATGGTTGCCGCAAATGTGCCCGATCAACCCTATTGGTTGGTCTCACTAAAGTTTTCCAGTAGCTCCGCAGGCGAGATCACGCGTATGCATCGTGTCGATGCTCGAACCGGCAAAGTTCTGCCCGAACCAGCATAGATCATGCACCCTGCCGCTTGAGTATTCAGAGTAGTGGACAAGGTGTAATGGATAAAGCGACGAGTCCTCGCAAGTGATTGACGACGGGGGGATTCGTCGCCTCATCCACTACATTTTCATCCCTTGTCCTTCTGCCTTCCTCCTTTCATCGGCTTCTCTTTTCAGACGCGGTCCTTCGATCGCAACGGGCTTTTCGCGCTCTTCGCGCCACGCCCAACCTGTGGGCCGCCCGGACAAAAGACACCGTCGTAATTTCTGCTCAAGAATTCTTGCCCACGCTCAATCATGCTATTAGCCTTGCCGATATCTGTTGTAACAGATACTATTGATTGGGTTGGCAGATACGCGAAAGCTGGGAGGTCACCTTTACCATGGAACGTCGAGATTTTGGGAAAGCACTTGTAGGCAGCACCTTGTCGATTAACAGTTTGAATCAGCTTGACGCTTTCGCTCAGGAATTACCGCATTCTGAGACGATGCCTGCTTTGTTTCTTGGACACGGCAGTCCCATGAATGCGCTCGAGGAGAATCGCTTTGTGCAAGGATTCCGTTCCGTCGCGAAGACAATCCCAACTCCAAAGGCGATCTTGTGCATCTCAGCCCACTGGTACACACATGGGACGAAGGTCACCGCGATGAAAAAGCCAAAAACGATCCACGATTTTGGCGGATTTCCTCGTGCGTTACATGAATTCCAATACCCGGCGTCTGGAAGTCCAGAGCTAGCCCAGGCGACGGCAGGCCTGATCACCAAGACGTCAGCATCGCTCGATGATTCTTGGGGGCTCGATCACGGAGCGTGGACGGTACTGACCCATCTCTATCCCAACGCCGATGTTCCGGTGGTTCAGTTGAGTCTTGATCGCACAAAAGCACCCGAGGTTCATTTTGCATTGGGCCAGCAGCTTGATGCACTGCGACGACGTGGAATTCTGATTGTTGGCAGCGGGAATATTGTCCACAATCTACGGCTTGTCGATTTTCAGAACATGCAGCGTCGCAATCATGGTTTTGACTGGGCGCTCGAAGCACAGAACTTTGTCAATCAGCAGCTTACCACCGGCGACTACGAGAAGTTAGTCGACTATTCCAAGCAAGGGCGGGCGATGAACTTGGCCGTTCCGACTCCGGATCACTATCTGCCTTTGCTTTATGTGCTCGGTTTGGAGCACAATCCGGATACGCTGAAATTGTTCAACAATGAGATGGTTGGTGGCAGCCTAAGTATGACTTCCGTTCGGCTGGGTTAGAATAAGCTGAAGCTAAATGAAAAAGAAATCTCAGAGGTCAGGTATTGGCCTCGAAATCGGGATGCGCCATCCGGATCAGCTTCTGCCTGAACGCGAAGTCGCTTTGAATCTGGCCAAGACGTTTTCTGCATTGAATCAACCGTTCGATGAATTGTTCAAAGAGCACGGTATTACTTCCGCGCAATACAACGCTCTAAGAATCTTGCGTGGGCATGGCAAGCCGGTATCGGTTTATCAGATCGGCGAGCAAATGTTGACGCGACAGTCAGATCTACCCCGACTGGTCGACCGCCTGGTTTCATTGGGATTCGCTGAAAAGAACCGCTGCGAGAAAGATCGTCGTGTCGTATGGGTGAAACTGACTCGGAAAGGGACCTCGCTTTTAAAGCGGATGGACGAACCTCTAGACAACCTACACCGCGAACAATTGAAGCATCTTAGTCGCGAACAAATGAAACAGCTAAGCGACTTGCTATGGTTAGCCCGCAATCCAGACGCGTCTTCTGATTGAAGGACGAACCCAGCATTCGAAGCCACCAAAGAGCTAAGTCGCAGCACCGTTCTCAATCTCAACGAACGGCTGTGACGGTGCATCTGGCATTTCTCTCATCAACTTTAACAAGACAGTCGGAAGCTTGTCAGAAAAGACCAGAGACTAGAAAGTTCTGAGTCAGATTGGTTATCGATGGTATTGATAAGACGATACAACTGATTGGCCTGCCGACGCAATTCGATCTCGCTTTCCATCATGTCTCCGTCGCCATCGGAATCGTAGATGTAAGCGAAACCACTGGTGGCGTTCGCTTCATCCGTCAATCGATTCGTGGCTTGAAGCAATTGCATCACGGTCAGCTCTGAGTTGTCGTCGACACCAAACGCCGCACCCGTCGAACCGACATTCACCACACGCGTCCCAATTCCGGTGCTGGTGACGTTGAAGCCATAGCTATTCGCGACGGTTCCTGCCAACTGACTGCTGGTGAAATAGGTTGCCAAAGCGACGGCCATGAACTGTGCATCGACCTTCGCCGGTCCGGCACTTTTCTTGGCCCGATGTTTGAACAATTCGTTGCGATAGAATCTTGCGACGTCCGCACCATCGGCTCCAGACAGGGAGTCACCGAAGATATTGCCGAAGTTAATTGTAAGCCAAATCGCCAAGTCTTCACCGCCACTGGTGATCAACGCCCGACCGCGTTTGTTTTGCCAGAATCCAATTCCCGCGGTGTCACCCGATGTTACTTGGGACCCGATCTCGGCAAAGGTGTAATCGAACGCGTCGACATCCGAAATTGTCAGCTGCATCGTGTCATCGCCGATCTGCAAGCCGCCGAGCGAACCAAGTGATTCGCCACCGTCAGAGACTCCGGTCGGTTGGATCTGATACAACTGGTAGGTCGATGCCGGCAAGTCTTCGAATAAATACAACCCACCGTCACTGGTCAGTTGGTTGATCGCATTGCCGTGTGAATCGAGTACCGCATTTCCATTTTGATCGCGTAGTTCGACCACAACACCGTTGATTCCTGGTTCATTGGCATCGAACTGGCCGTTTTGATTCACATCGACGAACACAACGCCAGAGATGCTGGCCATGTTGATCAAGTCAATCTGCACATTCGCGGTGTCGAAGCCGCCATCTCCATCGCTGACTGTCACTTCCAAATCGAAGGAGGAGGTGGTTTCATAATCAAGCTGTGAAGCGTCAACAACCGAGATCGCTCCCGAAGCCGAGTCAATCGCAAAAGCCGTCGCCCCACTTCCACCGGTGATTGAGAATTCAAGTGTATCCGCCCCCGGGTCGGTTGCGGTTACAACTCCGATGAGTGTGCCGTTGGGCGAGTTCTCAACGATGGAGAATGTCGCGTCTGACGCGGTTGGTGCTACGTTGGTGATATTCAAGTTGAAGCTTGCTGCGGAGATCCCTCCCCTTCCATCGTCTGCCGTGATCACGATCGTCTGTGATTCCGATGGGCCATTTGAACTCTCAAAACTCCACGCC
This is a stretch of genomic DNA from Stieleria sp. JC731. It encodes these proteins:
- a CDS encoding M28 family peptidase, producing MSISQDSIEQNLRQHVDRLAGLIGPRTLSQPKTIQATIGYIEGQWAEMGYDHKRECYDANGDEATNLIVECPGTKRADEIVLLGAHYDTVFSTPGADDNASAVAVLIEVSRLLREHTGKRTARYVAFACEEPPYFNFDAMGSQHHARQSRSRDDKIVGMLCLEMVGYYSLAKGSQAVPPGIPKWMHRFFPQRGNFLAAVGNIPSWKLCWKFRRGFKRGTRRMPLFSICLPEKIREIRLSDNSSFWDQGYPALMLTDTSFLRNPNYHRSTDTPDTLDYPRMAEVTLGVASAMRKLLG
- a CDS encoding alpha/beta fold hydrolase — encoded protein: MSLSWKLALVICLCVTSAIDVHRAIGQTPAKSNPRQPFFNTETKQRGYAPVNGLQLYYEVHGAEHDGIPLVLIHGGGSTIESNWSRMIPLLAKSRKVIAFEEQGHGHTKSIDRPFTFENSASDLAALLDVLNVETADVLGFSNGGNIALQFGRLHPTKVNRLVVISAMYRRDGMIAGFWNMFTNPDISMMPEALKAADRKINPDPQHLQQLFEQDSTRMASFKDWPDEYITGIKAPTLVVVGDQDVVLPEHALRMSRLLPAGRLLVVPGKHGDFLGDVLSDRLDSQVPTAIATMIEDFLDR
- a CDS encoding VOC family protein, which translates into the protein MIKQLFVNLPVSNLESSMKFYEALGFNNNPQFTDQTAACMVWSESIFVMLLTHAKWKTFTSRPIPPSTSSEVMLCLACESPEAVDRLNELAAAHGGTADINPKQELGFMYNRNLADPDGHVWEMMWMDPKAMQG
- a CDS encoding serine/threonine-protein kinase, which encodes MAPHQSFTCASCGLETSEVLLDGRCRECLLSDDDHECPLTNFQLPPTEDLAATVDTETSRLESGGSSESDSKLVGDYDIIREIARGGMGVVYQARHRTLGRDVALKLILSGGFASENDVRRFHLEAESAAAMDHPGIVAIYEIGQHDGHHFFTMKLIDGGSLAENMQRFRADIRALVVLLANVADAIDYAHRRGILHRDLKPANILLDPDGYPVVTDLGLAKHTDCDSDLTGSGAIVGTPAYMPPEQANASKQITTAVDIYSLGAILYDGITGQPPHKAESAVATLLEAARGDIVEPSRLNPRIDRTLELICMKCLAHNPAERYASASELKNDLQNWLLGKAVSVKPKTLVSICGDLIGQQLRSVLGAMLLGVIGGLALGIPLYSGIANRLFGKANARFNLDELSKQLPSSDIVVPWWLQPPESLVTFFTLLGIPFCLFLGVMIRRLVRPQDIRQAVAVGLVAGLLMTIVQFAIYGIAASWQTFALANANQIEQLALAGFLDEPGKLRVISELLDQHPELTNRPGPQQATLVSKLVSIKLMLTSPPVTIGCLSACLIFAGVFCLLGTTHAYRLTQTDFTAVNRTLRYTEVIILSTAAGLLACVYVFMFFGMIQNAQGTIHVRARELVALSFLVAAIGPGWLHAKWFVRWSGYILATVLTTAILIN
- a CDS encoding YdeI/OmpD-associated family protein yields the protein MAKKKSKGATAAAALVSPDGKPVIAFRTPALFERWLNKHHADHRGVWIQFFKKGSGLKSVTYAEALDVALCFGWIDGPVRKGDDVSWIHKFTPRQKRSVWSQVNKQHVERLICDGRMKPAGHAAVEAAKADGRWDNAYASSSTFEESEAFLAALKKSKRASKFYATLSKSKKFAFYCRLHNAKKPETKARKITEFIAMLERGETLG
- the ygiD gene encoding 4,5-DOPA dioxygenase extradiol — translated: MPALFLGHGSPMNALEENRFVQGFRSVAKTIPTPKAILCISAHWYTHGTKVTAMKKPKTIHDFGGFPRALHEFQYPASGSPELAQATAGLITKTSASLDDSWGLDHGAWTVLTHLYPNADVPVVQLSLDRTKAPEVHFALGQQLDALRRRGILIVGSGNIVHNLRLVDFQNMQRRNHGFDWALEAQNFVNQQLTTGDYEKLVDYSKQGRAMNLAVPTPDHYLPLLYVLGLEHNPDTLKLFNNEMVGGSLSMTSVRLG
- a CDS encoding MarR family winged helix-turn-helix transcriptional regulator: MKKKSQRSGIGLEIGMRHPDQLLPEREVALNLAKTFSALNQPFDELFKEHGITSAQYNALRILRGHGKPVSVYQIGEQMLTRQSDLPRLVDRLVSLGFAEKNRCEKDRRVVWVKLTRKGTSLLKRMDEPLDNLHREQLKHLSREQMKQLSDLLWLARNPDASSD